The following is a genomic window from uncultured Hyphomonas sp..
GGAGAAGGCGCGGAACCGACCATTGCCTTCGCCATTGAGGATCGACTCGGATAGGATGGACCGGGCGGAATTGCCGGTGCACAGAAAAAGCACGTTCAGGGTCTTCTCGGTCATGGCATCACGTCTCCGTGGGGTGTGTTTCGCAGCAGGGCGCAAGATCCTCAATCAGCGGCGTGCAGAGATCCGGATTGCCGCCGCAGCAATCGCGCAGCAGAAAAAGCATGGCTGCGCGTAACTGTTCGAGGTTGGCGCGGTAGATGATGAACCGTCCCTGTCTCAGCCCCGTGACAATGCCCGCCTGGGTCAGCGTGTTGAGATGGGCCGACATGGTGTTCTGCGGTATCTCCAGCCTGCGCGCGAGCTCGCCTGCGGCAATGCCCTCCGGCTCTGCTTCAACGAGCAGGCGGAAGGCCTGGAGCCGGGTCGGCTGGGCGAGGGCGGCGAGAACCGCGATTGTTTCTGTGTTATCCATATATCCAGAATAATGGATATATTGAAAAAAAGCAAGCTCTGCTATATCTTTTCTGATGCTGCGGGCTTTCTTTGATGCCGCCGCAAAGGTCCAGGGGGGTCAGAGGCTTGTGCGCGACCTGAGCGCCGCCACCAGCGTGCCCTCATCGAGATAGTCGAGTTCGCCGCCGACCGGCACGCCGTGGGCCAGTCGCGTCACCTTGATATCCATGCCCTCGAGCTGATCGGTGATATAATGCGCGGTTGCCTGCCCTTCGACGGTCGCATTGACGGCGATGATCAGTTCCTTGACTTCGCCCGTCTTCACCCGGTCGACAAGGGCTGCGATCGTCAGGTCGTCCGGCCCGATGCCATCGAGCGGCGAAAGCGTGCCGCCAAGCACGTGATAGGCGGCATTCAGCGCCGCCGCGCGCTCCAGCGCCCACAGGTCACCGACGTCTTCCACGACGATGACGACGCTCTGGTCGCGGGTGGGATCGGTGCAGATGGTGCAGGGATCGGCGGTATCGACATTGCCGCAGGTCGAGCAGATCTTCACCTTGTCATAGGCATCCTGCATCGCGCCCGACAGCGGCCCCATCAACTGGTCGCGTTTCTTGATCAGATGCAGCGCCGCCCGCCGCGCCGAACGCGGCCCAAGCCCCGGCACCTTGGCCAGAAGCTGGATCAGTTTCTCGATTTCGGGACCGGTGACTCGTTTTGCCATGTGGGCGCTTTAGCCTATCGCATGCCGGATTGGAATGACTATCGCGTCGCAATCGCCGCAGCCGCGCCGCCGATCATGCCGGCGGAGATGCGGTTGGCGATCTTCATGGCGCGCGGGCTTTTCAGAAAATGCCGCGCCTTGGCGGCCATGAACACCCAGGAGAGATCGACAATCGCGAGCACGATCAGCAGCGTTGCCGTCAGTTCGACCCAGCCGAGAAGCGTGACGCTGCCGAGATCGATGATGGTCGGCAGGAGCGCCACGTAGAACATCATGATCTTCGGGTTGCCGAGCGTGACGCTCATGCCGGTCAGGAACATCTTCCAGCCGGATGAAGCACTCGGCAGATCATCGCCATCCGCCGCCGGATCGGCGGTCCACATCTTCCACGCCAGCCAGGCGAGATAGGCGACGCCCGCCCATTTGATGGCGATGAAGACGTCGTGGAAGGCCGACGCCACGGCGACCAGCCCGAAGACGGCCAGCGTCAGCCACAGCGCCTCGCCCAGCCACATGGCCGCCATGAAGGGCAGCACATCGCGGTGCCCGCGCGACAGCACACGGGCGACAAGGGCTGCCACGCTCGGCCCCGGGGAGCCTGCGGCAACAAAAAGCGTGATGGCGAAAAGAGCGAGCGCGCCGAGCGTCATGGCTATGATCCTAGAAAGGCAGCTTCATGCCGGGCGGGATCGGCAGGCCGGCGGTCAGTTCCTTGGTCATTTCCTCGGCCTTCTGCTCGGCGCGGTCCTTGGCATCGCGATGGGCGGCGACGATCAGGTCCTCGAGCATCTCGGCGTCGTCTTCGGAGAGCAGCGTCGGGTCGATCTTGATGGAGATCATCTCGCCCTTGCCGGTCATCTTCACATTGACCATGCCGCCGCCGGAAACGCCGTCGACTTCGACCGCAGCGATGTCCTGCTGCAGCTGCTCCATCTTGGCCTGCATTTCCTTCATCTTGCCCATCATGCCCATCAGGTCGCGCATGGAATTCTCCTCATTTTCTGTTCAAATTCAAAAAGTTTGGTGTCAGTCGTCGAGATCGTCTTCGGGAAGCACATCGCCATCCTCGTTGACGGCGGCATCGGGCATGCCGTCAGCGTCGCCTTCCGCAGTCTCCGTCTCTTCCGCTCGCACGCGCACATCGATGATCCTGGCGCCGGGGAAGAATTTCAGGATCGAGGCCACTTCCGGATCCTCGCGGGCATCGCGGAACAGCTTGTCCCGTGCCGCCGTTTCCGCCTCGACCAGCGTTGCCTCGCCCTTCTCGCGGCTGAGGCTGACGAACCAGCTTTCGCCGGTCCATTCGCGCAGCTTCGTGCCGAGTTCGTTGAGGAAGGTCTGCGAAGCGCCGTCATCCAGATTGACCTCGAGCCGACCGGGCTCAAGGCGTACAAGGCGGACGAAATTGCGGATCTGCGCGCGGATCAGCGGCGCGCGGTGTTTCGAGCAAAGGTCGGTAATGTCCTGCAGCGACTTGATGGCGGAGGTCTTCGGCGGTTCCGGCGCGCTGGCCGCTACCGGCTCGGCCTGCGGCTCTTCCTCCACCGGTGCTGCCTGCTGGGGCTCCGGTTGCGGCGTCTCGGACGTCTGGGGTCGCAGCATGGTTACGGTCGCTGACGGGCGGGGCGGCTGTTCGCCGGTCGCAGAAGCGGAGACCGCGCGGGCGCTCGTTCCTCCGCCGTTTCCTCCGGTCTGGGGCGACGGCGCGGACGGGCGCGACGGCGCGCTTTGCGCCTCGCCGTTCTCGAGCGCCAGCAGTCGGCGCGCGGCA
Proteins encoded in this region:
- a CDS encoding metalloregulator ArsR/SmtB family transcription factor codes for the protein MDNTETIAVLAALAQPTRLQAFRLLVEAEPEGIAAGELARRLEIPQNTMSAHLNTLTQAGIVTGLRQGRFIIYRANLEQLRAAMLFLLRDCCGGNPDLCTPLIEDLAPCCETHPTET
- a CDS encoding YbaB/EbfC family nucleoid-associated protein produces the protein MRDLMGMMGKMKEMQAKMEQLQQDIAAVEVDGVSGGGMVNVKMTGKGEMISIKIDPTLLSEDDAEMLEDLIVAAHRDAKDRAEQKAEEMTKELTAGLPIPPGMKLPF
- a CDS encoding LysE family translocator, whose protein sequence is MTLGALALFAITLFVAAGSPGPSVAALVARVLSRGHRDVLPFMAAMWLGEALWLTLAVFGLVAVASAFHDVFIAIKWAGVAYLAWLAWKMWTADPAADGDDLPSASSGWKMFLTGMSVTLGNPKIMMFYVALLPTIIDLGSVTLLGWVELTATLLIVLAIVDLSWVFMAAKARHFLKSPRAMKIANRISAGMIGGAAAAIATR
- the recR gene encoding recombination mediator RecR, which codes for MAKRVTGPEIEKLIQLLAKVPGLGPRSARRAALHLIKKRDQLMGPLSGAMQDAYDKVKICSTCGNVDTADPCTICTDPTRDQSVVIVVEDVGDLWALERAAALNAAYHVLGGTLSPLDGIGPDDLTIAALVDRVKTGEVKELIIAVNATVEGQATAHYITDQLEGMDIKVTRLAHGVPVGGELDYLDEGTLVAALRSRTSL